A single region of the Chlamydiales bacterium genome encodes:
- a CDS encoding MarC family protein yields MSELSIIVALFVILNAIGNVPIFIALLKDFDQRAQKRIIVRELFFALLIMLIFSFGGEAVLSFLNLNISVLRIGGGVILALIALEMIFPKPMVEGDPLKQEPFIVPLSIPIMAGPGTISNVMIFSLQESNHWVMFLCILAAWFPSLCVLLLSSYLQKLVGEKVLKAFERFAGMVLMFIAVQMMTTGANEYIKNLSI; encoded by the coding sequence ATGTCTGAACTTTCGATAATCGTTGCACTCTTTGTTATTCTTAATGCGATTGGAAACGTTCCTATTTTTATAGCTTTGCTTAAAGATTTTGATCAAAGAGCACAAAAACGTATCATTGTAAGAGAGCTATTTTTTGCACTTCTTATTATGTTAATTTTTAGTTTTGGAGGGGAAGCTGTCCTTTCATTTCTAAATTTGAATATTTCAGTATTAAGAATAGGTGGTGGAGTTATTTTAGCCCTTATTGCATTAGAAATGATATTCCCAAAACCTATGGTGGAAGGAGATCCACTTAAGCAAGAGCCCTTTATTGTACCTCTTTCGATTCCTATTATGGCAGGTCCTGGTACAATTTCTAACGTCATGATTTTTTCTTTGCAAGAATCGAATCATTGGGTGATGTTTTTGTGCATTTTAGCAGCATGGTTTCCATCTCTTTGTGTTCTTTTACTCTCTTCATATTTACAGAAGCTAGTTGGAGAAAAAGTTCTGAAGGCATTTGAGAGATTTGCAGGAATGGTTCTTATGTTTATTGCGGTGCAAATGATGACTACGGGTGCAAATGAATATATTAAAAATTTGAGTATATAA